A stretch of Bradyrhizobium sp. AZCC 2262 DNA encodes these proteins:
- a CDS encoding response regulator transcription factor yields the protein MTAEQLISIVDDDASMREALVELVRSLGYEVRDFASAEDFLASNDLGQFTCAITDIQMPGMDGFELKHELSTRHSSLPVIMITARAEPGTEEKAMSSGATCLLRKPFEAETLANCLQRILRGV from the coding sequence ATGACGGCCGAGCAGCTGATTTCGATCGTCGATGACGACGCTTCCATGCGCGAGGCGCTGGTTGAGCTCGTTCGTTCGCTAGGTTACGAAGTGCGCGACTTTGCGTCGGCCGAGGATTTTCTCGCATCGAACGACCTTGGACAATTTACCTGCGCCATCACCGACATCCAGATGCCCGGGATGGACGGCTTCGAGCTGAAACACGAGCTCAGCACTCGGCATTCTTCACTGCCGGTGATCATGATCACCGCTCGCGCCGAACCCGGCACCGAGGAGAAAGCGATGTCCAGCGGGGCGACCTGCCTTCTCCGCAAGCCGTTTGAGGCGGAAACATTGGCGAATTGCCTCCAGCGAATTCTCAGGGGCGTTTGA
- a CDS encoding DUF3551 domain-containing protein, protein MLKRADGPDSTQRGTSMTLSFRSTIVSILVRAVAYAAIATPASAHTYECCLRDVESLAQSCDFDTLAQCQATSSGRGGDCYRDPFLRGASGAHAYAPIHTPAQAVPGEDN, encoded by the coding sequence ATGTTGAAGCGGGCTGATGGCCCAGATTCAACACAGAGAGGGACGAGCATGACGCTGTCATTTCGATCGACTATCGTATCCATCCTGGTACGCGCAGTTGCTTACGCCGCCATCGCGACTCCGGCTTCGGCGCACACCTATGAATGCTGCCTCAGGGACGTTGAGTCGTTGGCGCAGTCCTGCGACTTTGACACCCTGGCCCAGTGTCAGGCCACGTCCTCGGGCCGCGGAGGCGATTGTTACCGTGATCCGTTTCTCCGCGGCGCGAGCGGTGCCCATGCCTACGCGCCTATTCATACCCCTGCGCAGGCCGTGCCGGGCGAGGACAACTAA
- a CDS encoding site-specific DNA-methyltransferase, with product MNANKEFPELRVNETFSKVSNTMAAAEDRTVSHGPGDDGKVVERSGARQIEMLPLSCLKSANRNARTHSKKQIESVANSIVRFGFTFPIAIDSRNRIVAGHGRFAAAKLLGLKAVPVLRITDLSEIELRAYMLADNRIAESAGWDKELLAIELNELQIALPEIGLDLSITGFEPDEVDAIFGDFTKTQNSKDEIPEIAPDATARVGDLYHLGKHRLIVGDAREKNVYGRLMGSEIAEMAFLDPPYNVPLQGNAAGHGKIKYREFTQASGELTSPQFVQFLKDSLGSCGGFVRDGGIVYVCMDWRHSPEMLDAGAAVFGELKNICVWVKSNGGQGSFYRSAHEFVFVYKKGKAPHINTFGLGQNGRTRTNVWNYAGVNSFRAGRMDDLKMHPTVKPVDMIADAMKDCSRRGSIILDSFCGSGSTIMAAEQVGRRAYCIEIDPRYADVAIRRWQRSTKKDAILDESGQTFDELARSRNGEVTRKSRDSR from the coding sequence ATGAACGCGAATAAAGAGTTTCCAGAACTGCGAGTTAATGAAACCTTTTCAAAGGTTTCAAATACGATGGCGGCGGCAGAGGACCGAACTGTCTCACATGGCCCCGGCGACGACGGGAAGGTCGTGGAACGATCTGGCGCGCGCCAGATCGAAATGCTTCCGCTGAGCTGTCTCAAGTCTGCGAACCGGAACGCGCGAACGCATTCAAAGAAGCAGATCGAGAGCGTGGCAAATTCAATTGTGCGATTTGGATTCACTTTTCCAATCGCTATCGACAGCCGCAATCGGATTGTCGCCGGTCATGGCCGTTTCGCGGCTGCCAAGCTGCTTGGTTTGAAGGCTGTTCCCGTTCTCCGAATTACGGATCTCAGCGAAATCGAGCTGCGCGCCTATATGTTAGCCGACAATCGAATCGCGGAAAGTGCGGGCTGGGACAAAGAGCTTCTGGCGATCGAACTCAACGAACTACAGATCGCGCTCCCGGAGATCGGCCTTGACTTGAGCATCACCGGCTTTGAGCCGGATGAAGTAGACGCCATTTTCGGCGACTTCACTAAAACCCAAAATTCCAAAGACGAAATCCCCGAAATTGCACCGGATGCGACGGCAAGAGTTGGCGATCTGTATCACCTCGGAAAACACCGCCTCATCGTTGGCGATGCTCGCGAGAAGAATGTCTATGGCCGGCTCATGGGATCTGAAATCGCCGAAATGGCCTTTCTCGATCCGCCCTACAATGTACCCCTTCAAGGCAACGCCGCGGGTCACGGCAAGATCAAGTACCGAGAATTCACGCAAGCGTCGGGCGAATTGACGTCTCCTCAATTCGTTCAATTCCTGAAGGATTCGCTTGGCAGCTGCGGGGGCTTTGTTCGGGATGGAGGCATCGTCTACGTCTGCATGGATTGGCGGCACAGCCCGGAAATGTTGGATGCGGGGGCCGCTGTTTTTGGCGAGCTGAAGAACATCTGCGTTTGGGTCAAGTCCAACGGCGGGCAAGGCAGTTTCTACAGAAGCGCTCACGAATTTGTCTTTGTTTACAAGAAGGGCAAAGCCCCTCATATCAATACGTTTGGATTGGGACAGAACGGCCGAACACGGACGAACGTCTGGAACTATGCAGGGGTCAACTCCTTTCGAGCGGGTCGGATGGACGATCTAAAGATGCACCCGACTGTCAAGCCCGTCGACATGATCGCCGACGCAATGAAGGACTGTTCGCGGCGAGGTTCGATTATACTTGACAGCTTTTGTGGCTCGGGCAGCACAATCATGGCTGCCGAACAGGTCGGACGAAGGGCTTACTGCATTGAGATCGACCCGCGTTATGCCGATGTGGCGATACGCCGGTGGCAGCGCTCGACGAAAAAGGACGCCATTTTAGATGAGAGCGGGCAAACTTTTGACGAACTGGCTCGGTCCCGCAACGGTGAGGTAACAAGGAAGAGCCGGGATTCAAGATGA
- a CDS encoding DUF5681 domain-containing protein produces the protein MKKRSKPIQGRYEVGYGRPPVAGRFKPGQSGNPNGRPSRRSKPMPAMFALLSEALRQKIRVGAHALGQRRRRAKDLQAAIRGRGHARL, from the coding sequence ATGAAAAAACGATCAAAGCCTATCCAAGGCCGGTACGAGGTTGGCTATGGGCGCCCCCCTGTGGCCGGGCGTTTTAAGCCAGGCCAAAGCGGAAACCCGAACGGCAGGCCGTCGCGGCGCTCAAAACCCATGCCTGCCATGTTCGCACTGCTGAGCGAAGCTCTTCGGCAGAAAATTCGGGTTGGCGCGCACGCATTGGGCCAGCGCAGACGCCGTGCAAAAGATCTTCAAGCGGCTATTCGAGGGCGTGGGCATGCACGGCTTTAA